From Bradyrhizobium sp. 4:
GCCTGACAGGTCTCGACAAGAAGCTCGCCGAAGAAATGCGATTTGCCCGAGCCGCGTCCACCATAAACGCCCTTGTAGCGCGCGGGTTGCAGCAGTGGCTCGAAGACCTTGGCCGTCGGAATTTTCAGGATGGACAATGGATGCGCTCGCTCGCACTACGACAGGCCGGCACGCCTCCGCCACATCGCGGCCCAGTCCTCGTTGCTCGGAGTGTCGGAACCGAATTCCAGATCGATCTTTTCACGGCTTAGGCGTCATCCCAGCATCCGCATCGCGCAGGCTTGCCGGATACACGATGATGCGCTCGATCCGGTGAATCAATTCCAGCACGCGATCCTCCCCGTTCTCGATCGGCTGCGCCGCCTTGCCCCAGCCGCGATCGAGGATTGCATTGGCGGCGGAGACACGGGCGGCCGGCGTTGCATCGTCGCTGCGCATGATGCCGACCAGCACCCTGAGCGCGGTTCTGGTGTGACTCCGTGCCAGCGAGCGGATTTCGGTCAGGCTGTGCGCGCTGGACGTCTTCCGTCGCGCAGGCGCGCGGACCGGCTCGCTCACGAGCGCAATTTCCATGTCCTCGCTCAAGACAACGTCTCCCACAGCGCGATTACAACCAGGCCCGCGAGTGCGAGCGATATCAGATAGGCTGTCATGACTTCTCCACAAAAAGAAATGCGCGGCAGATCGCGAGACGAAGCGCGATCGTTTCGGGCGCGAACCCTATCTCCGTTCCCGGAGGCCGCAGCGGCGCGAGCACTGGCCCAGCGCCGCGGGCCGGCACGTTCGCGCGTGCACGGCCAGCAATGGTACGGACGACGGCGCGCCGATCGGCGCTCCAGGTTTGACGAGTGCGTGGCCGCAATGCGCCGCCGCCGTCCGATCTCGATCGAGACGAAAAAACCCGCGGCGGATGCGTTCCGCGCGGGTCAACCAAACTCGTCTCGATGATGGCATTATGCCGGTGTTTTGCCCGACGTGTCAAACGAACGAATTCGCTCAAGCTGCGTTAGGCGATCAGGAGGCCGGCAGATGACGCTCAAGACTCCATCACAAGACACATCGCGAAATCTTACAGGACCAAAGCCGCGCATCGACAAGGCGCGCGAGACGCAAGAGACCGTCGTTGAAGACCCCGGCGACACGGACAACAACGACCGCGATCTCGTGCATGGCGAGGGCGGCACCATCGACCTCCCCACCGGCCCCGGCGATTTGTCGAAGGACGATTAGGCCGCTCCGCAGGCGGCGCGACGTGTGAAACATCGCTCATTCGACCACGCCGTGCGGAACTTACACCAAGGCGGGCGCGTTTATTCCTTCAGGAGGAACATTCTGCGATGAGCCACACCGTACTGGTTGTTGACGACGATCCCGGCGTGCTCGATGTCCTTGTGGGCATGCTGGAAGATCTCGGCTGCGGCGTCATCAGCGCCAATAGCGGCCCGGATGCGCTCGACCGGCTCAGGCAGAACCAGGACATCTCCATCCTCATCACCGACATCAACATGCCCGGCATGGACGGTCACGAACTCGCCGAGCTGGCCAGACGACGCCGCCCGGAGCTGAAGATCCTGCAACTGTCGGGACGTGAACCCCGGCGCGACGGCCTTCCCATGATCAGAAAGCCGTTCTCGTTCGAGGAACTCGCCAGCACCATGCAGCGGACTGTCGGCATCTGCTGAAGGTCGCAAGCCCGAAACGCCGGACAGCGCAAAAATCCAAAACAAAACCCGCGGCGGATCGCCTCCGCGCGGGTTGAACCAAACTCTTTTCGATGATGGCATTATGCCGGTGTTTTGCCCGACGTGTCAACGCGCCGAATGCGGACAAAGGATTTCCCTCTCCCCACTCAGATATGTGGTGTGCAACGGGCTTGCTTCAAGCCCCCGACCCTGCCGTAGAACCCTCGACCCGAACACCATCCAAACCCGAGGGGTCATCACATGCCTGTACTGCTTCCGACGTCCCGGACGCGCGGCCACAGCAAAGCCACCGGCGCCCACCACGCAAACGA
This genomic window contains:
- a CDS encoding response regulator, producing MSHTVLVVDDDPGVLDVLVGMLEDLGCGVISANSGPDALDRLRQNQDISILITDINMPGMDGHELAELARRRRPELKILQLSGREPRRDGLPMIRKPFSFEELASTMQRTVGIC